One Bacteriovorax sp. PP10 DNA window includes the following coding sequences:
- a CDS encoding collagen-like protein codes for MKTKTYKAALTLTLLTACMSVSAKDKDNDYAYYIMSPKNWHNGNSGGEDKWLRLSGKSGETKSVSFHGALQVPDSVKVNAGLLREGPSQVYLIFDSVQCKYETKVNRRFFNFTYPLVSCNDGSRAKDQINVDSKVSIYLKETKGFPATAYVSVKILETYVKGISLPQLEADKGQILRFDGELWTPTDYIPDGQASGDVLMWDGTGWMASKLTQSGGATGPQGEKGEKGDTGEQGLPGLAGAKGATGATGAMGATGAVGAAGAKGDKGDKGDTGATGATGATGAKGTTGATGATGAVGATGATGATGAVGATGATGATGAKGATGATGATGAVGATGPQGPQGLAGATGAAGPAGAIGPMGPAGANGAAGAAGLKGDKGDDGAAGPQGPQGPVGLTGAHGPQGLAGAQGERGATGLTGAAGAKGDKGDAGDAGVVSLTAGNGIVGGTIQGNGGVIAVNTGVGVGQIPVIGANGRLPASIIESQKIVYIKDVKPSGVHGGSCDPTKGWEQIRDLNTMSGDATFVSLSQNQITLTPGTYDVEVNAPAYLDGMHKAVLVNSATGEMVLIGSNARSHNVSGGMEPSRIMGIVTITEPTTFVIKHRCATAMATVGFGAAISFGVDEVYTQVKIVKAK; via the coding sequence ATGAAAACAAAAACTTATAAAGCGGCCTTAACTTTAACTCTACTAACGGCATGTATGTCGGTATCTGCTAAAGATAAGGACAACGATTATGCATACTATATAATGAGTCCTAAAAATTGGCATAATGGTAACAGCGGTGGCGAAGATAAATGGCTGCGTTTATCTGGGAAGTCTGGTGAGACAAAAAGTGTAAGTTTTCATGGTGCTCTTCAAGTTCCAGATTCAGTAAAAGTAAACGCTGGCCTATTAAGAGAAGGGCCTTCTCAAGTTTATTTAATTTTTGATAGCGTTCAATGTAAGTACGAAACAAAAGTTAATAGAAGATTCTTCAATTTCACTTACCCATTAGTTTCTTGTAATGATGGATCACGCGCCAAAGATCAAATCAATGTAGATTCAAAAGTTTCAATCTATTTAAAAGAGACAAAAGGATTTCCTGCAACTGCGTACGTTTCAGTAAAAATTTTAGAAACATATGTAAAAGGAATTTCACTTCCTCAACTTGAAGCTGATAAAGGACAGATCCTTCGCTTTGATGGTGAGTTGTGGACGCCAACAGATTACATTCCAGACGGACAAGCATCGGGGGATGTTTTAATGTGGGATGGAACTGGTTGGATGGCCTCAAAACTTACTCAGTCTGGTGGAGCAACTGGTCCACAAGGTGAAAAAGGTGAGAAGGGAGATACTGGTGAACAAGGTCTGCCAGGTTTAGCTGGAGCGAAAGGTGCAACAGGGGCGACTGGAGCAATGGGTGCAACCGGAGCTGTTGGTGCTGCTGGAGCAAAAGGAGATAAGGGAGATAAAGGTGACACAGGAGCGACAGGCGCAACTGGGGCCACTGGTGCAAAAGGTACGACTGGAGCAACGGGTGCAACCGGAGCTGTTGGTGCTACTGGAGCAACAGGTGCAACTGGGGCCGTTGGAGCGACAGGTGCCACTGGAGCTACTGGTGCAAAAGGGGCGACGGGAGCAACAGGTGCAACCGGAGCTGTTGGAGCAACTGGACCTCAAGGTCCACAAGGATTAGCAGGTGCAACGGGAGCAGCTGGTCCTGCAGGAGCAATCGGGCCAATGGGACCCGCTGGAGCAAATGGAGCAGCAGGTGCTGCTGGATTAAAAGGTGATAAAGGAGACGATGGTGCAGCTGGACCACAAGGACCGCAAGGTCCAGTAGGATTAACAGGAGCACACGGACCTCAAGGTTTAGCTGGAGCACAAGGTGAAAGAGGTGCAACAGGTTTAACAGGAGCTGCTGGTGCAAAAGGTGATAAGGGTGATGCCGGAGATGCAGGCGTAGTAAGTTTAACTGCAGGAAATGGAATCGTTGGTGGAACAATCCAAGGTAACGGTGGAGTGATTGCGGTTAATACTGGTGTTGGTGTTGGACAAATTCCAGTGATCGGTGCCAATGGAAGATTGCCTGCTTCGATTATTGAATCACAAAAAATAGTTTATATAAAAGATGTAAAACCAAGTGGTGTGCATGGTGGATCATGTGACCCTACAAAAGGTTGGGAGCAGATTCGTGACTTGAATACAATGAGTGGAGATGCAACTTTTGTATCACTATCACAAAATCAAATTACACTAACTCCTGGTACATATGATGTTGAAGTAAATGCTCCTGCATATCTGGATGGAATGCATAAGGCAGTTTTAGTTAATTCAGCAACAGGAGAGATGGTTTTAATTGGATCGAATGCCAGAAGTCATAACGTGTCTGGTGGAATGGAGCCTTCTCGTATTATGGGAATCGTGACAATTACTGAGCCTACAACATTTGTTATTAAGCACCGTTGTGCAACGGCCATGGCGACAGTTGGGTTTGGAGCTGCGATTTCTTTTGGAGTAGATGAAGTTTATACTCAAGTAAAAATTGTTAAAGCAAAATAG